The window GGTGTCAATTTCACTGAACGGCACACCGAAGCGCATGCCAGCGCCAGAACTGACCAAACTGTAGGCGTTCAAATCGCCCAAGTAAGGTCGCGTGGTGCGGTGAAAAACGTCAATGGTTCTTGATATACCTTCAGGCGTGTAGTACGGGTCGGTGGTACTGATCACAATGGTTCGGTTGTACTTGCTGGTATTGATCTCTGTGGCCAAATAATTACCAGATCCAAACGCATTTTCTTGGCGAATACCGAAGCTCAAAGCCACTTTTTCGGTGGAGGAAAAGCCGGCACCCAGCGTCACACTGCCCGTGGGTTTCTCGACCACATTGATGGTCAAATCAACTTGATCGGTGGTGGCCGGCACCTCTTGTGTGTCAATGTTGACTTCGGTGAAAAAGCCCAAGCGGTCGACACGGTCGCGCGACAACTTGATTTTGTCACCGTCGTACCAAGCCGACTCCAATTGACGGAACTCTCGGCGAATGACTTCATCGCGTGTGCGGTTGTTGCCTGCCACATTGATGCGGCGCACATATGCACGGCGTGAAGGCTCTGCCTGCAAGACGAAACTGACACGGTTGTTGAGTCGATCGATTTCAGGACGCACATCAACGCGTGCAAATGCAAAACCAAACTTACCGAAATAATCGGTAAAGGCTTTGGTGGTTTCAGCCACTGTTTCTGCGTTGTAGGGCTGACCCAATCCAATTTTGACCAGAGCCTTGAACTCATCGTCCTTGCCTAAGTAGTTGCCTTCAAGCTTCACGCCAGACACGACAAAACGCTCACCTTCAGTGACGTTGATGGCAATGGAGATGTCTTGCTTGTCAGGCGAAATGGCGACCTGCGTCGAGTCGATGCGAAATTCTAAAAACCCGCGGCTTAAATAATAAGAGCGCAAGGTTTCCAAATCGGCATTGAGCTTGGTGCGTGAGTAACGGTCTGATTTGGTGTACCAACTCAGCCACCCTCCGACATCCAAATTGAACTGGTCTTTCAGCGTGTCTTCCGTGAAAGCTTGGTTGCCTGTGATGCGAATTTCTTTGATCTTGGAAGGTCCACCTTCCGTCACTGTGAAGGTGAGCTTGACGCGATTGCGCTCTACAGGGGTGACCGTGGTGACAACCTCAGCGCCGTACAAACTGCGAGTAATGTACTGACGCTTGAGTTCTTGTTCGGCTTTGTCTGCAAGTGCTTTGTCAAAGGGACGACCTTCAGAAATGCCCACTTCTTTCAGCGCTTTGACCAACACGTCTTTGTCAAACTCTTTGAGGCCCACCCACTCGACTTCAGAAATAGAGGGACGCTCTTCCACAATGACCACCAGCACATCGCCTTGTGCATCGAGACGCACATCTTTGAACAACCCCAAAGCAAACAAGGCGCGAATGGCAGCCGCACCAGACTCATCGTTGTAAAGATCGCCAACACGAAAAGGCAACGAGGCGAAAACGGTACCAGACTCAATGCGCTGCAAACCTTCGACGCGAATGTCTTTCAATTTGAAGGGCTCAATGGCCCAAGCGGACATGCTGCCAAGTGCCGCTGCAATGAGGACACACAAAGGCTGCAAGCGAAACTGTTGAGGGAGAAAGTTCATGCGTTTGAATTAAGTAAAGAGTCGTGTCAGGTCATTGAAAAACGCCAAGCTCATGACGCCAATCAATAAAGCCAAACCCACTTTCTGCAAACCCCGCTGCCAAGCAACGGAAACCGGCTTGCCGGTGAGTGACTCCCAAAGATAATACATCAGGTGACCCCCGTCCAACATGGGCAAAGGCAGGAGATTGAGCAAACCCAAACTGACACTGATCAGGGCCAAAAAGCTCACATAAGAAGGCCACCCCCTTTGAGCCGACTGCCCAGCCTGCTCGGCGATGGTTAAAGGACCGCTGAGATGCTTCGAAGAGGCCTCTCCGATGAGCATTTGACCGATCATTTGGCCCGTCATTTGCGTAATTTGAGCAACTTGCCCAAAACCTTGTACCCAGCCCTCCCAAAAACCAGCTTTGACCCATTCTGTGTCGGAGGGAACGCCGACAACCGCCCCAATTCGTTTGACCGCACTGGCTTCAGGCTGACCAGGCAATGCCTTCAGCACGGGTTTGACGGCCAAGGACAGGCGCTGCCCCTGTCGGTCAATTTCCCAGATTGCGTCTTGGATTGAGCCTTTCTCGGTTTCTTTGACGTCATCCTGCGGGTCAGCGTCCCCTCGAATCAAAGCCCTTAGATGTTGGGCATCCTTGACCTCTTGCAAACCCACCTTCAAGACGCGATCACCCGCCTGCAAACCGGCCAAATCGGCGGGAGCACCTGCCTCAACTCGGCCGATGATGGGCAGAATTTTGGGGTGACCCCACCAAGCCAACGCACTGAACAAGACAACGGCCAACAATAAATTGGCCAATGGCCCGGCCGCCACGATGCATGCCCGCGCCTTGACGCTCTGACGATCAAAGGCCAAGGCAAGTTGTGAAGAAGGCACATCACCCTCTCTGCTGTCCAACATCTGAACGAAACCACCCAAGGGCAAGGCGCCAATTCGAAATTCTGTGTTTTGACCTGGCTTCTGATTTTGGGGACGCCAGCGGTAAAGGGTGTGGCCAAAGCCTATTGAGAAAACCAGTACAGGCACACCAAAGGCCACCGCCATGCGGTAATGGCCATATTCATGCACTGCAATGAGCAGTGTCAGTGCAAACAAAAAAGCTAAAAGCGTGAGCACGAGCGCCGTAAATTCAAAAAGATTTTCAGGCTACACCGATGCGGCCAACCAGCTCGACGGCTTGCGCACGGCTGAGCGCATCTAGCGCTAAAAGGTCACTCAAGCTTTGGGGCGATGAGGGCACCACCTTGGCCAATGTTTCCATGTTGACTTGGTGGATTTGATCAAACCTGATTTGCTTGTTGAGAAATGCCTCTACCGCAATTTCATTGGCTGCATTGAGGACAGCGCAGGTGCCCGGAGCAGCCTTCAAAGATTGCCATGCCAATTTCAAACCCGGAAAGCGTGCTTCGTGGCCATGGTCATCAATGGCTTCAAAGGTCATTGGCTTGAGGTTGTGAAAATCCAAACCTTGCGCACCTGATGTGATGCGCTCTGGCCAACTGAGGCCATAGGCAATGGGAACGCGCATGTCGGGTGTGCCCAATTGCGCCACCACGGACGTGTCTTTGTACTTCACCATCGAATGAATGATGCTTTGGGGATGAATCACCACATTCAATTGCTCGGGCGCTACACCAAACAAATAGCGCGCCTCGATCACTTCGAGTGCCTTGTTCATCATGGTGGCAGAGTCGACCGATATTTTGCGACCCATCACCCAGTTGGGGTGGGCACAAGCTTCTTCTGGTGTGACATCGCGCAGGCTTGAGACATCCCTGGTTCTGAAGGGACCACCCGACGCAGTCAGAATAATTTGCTCAATCCGATCGGCCCAGGTTGAAGGATTTTCGGGCAAGGACTGAAAGACGGCAGAGTGCTCGCTGTCAATGGGCAACAAAACAGCATCGCCTTTTTTGACGGCGCTCAAGAAAACTTCACCCCCCACCACCAACGCCTCTTTGTTGGCCAGCAACAGACGCTTGCCTGCGTTTGCTGCAGCCAAGCAGGGAGACAAACCTGCAGCGCCCACAATGGCGGCCATGACGGCATGGACATCTGGATGCGAAGCCACCGTGTCCAGCGCTTGCGCACCCCACAAAACTTCAACAGACAAACCTTCGGCCTTGACGCGGTCTGCAAGCAAGCGACCCGCGCTTTCTTGCGCCATCACGGCATAGCGCGGTTTGTATTGAACGCATTGCGCAAGGATGGCATCTACTTGAACAGAAGCTGTCAGCGCAAAAACCTGGTATCGATCAAGATGACGTGACAACACATCTAAAGTGTTGGCGCCAATCGAACCGGTAGAACCCAAGATGGTGATGTTTTGTTTCATAACGCGAGTGCAGTTTATGCAGTTGGCCAGTGAAGCAACATGAGGGCAATGGGCAAGCTAGGCAGCAAGGCATCCAAGCGGTCGAGGACACCACCATGGCCAGGCAATAAATTGGAACTGTCTTTCACACCGGCACTGCGCTTGACCAGAGACTCAACAAGATCACCCACCACACTCATGGTGGTGATGAAAATCAAACTGAGTGCCCACAAGAAAACACCGTGCGTCATCATGTGTGTGAACAAGCTGGTACCCGGCCATTGATAGGTTTGCTCAAGTTGCATCCACACCCACGCCAGCACAAATACACCCAACAAACCACCGATGGCGCCTTCCCAACTTTTGCCAGGGCTGACCGTCGGGGCCAATTTGCGATGGATGATGCGTCCCCCTAAAGCTTTGCCGCAGAAATATGCGAACACATCCGCAGCCCACACCACACAAAAAATAGACAAAAGCAATTGAACACTGGCTGTGCGGGCTTGCGCCATGGCGAGCCAAGCTAACCAAAGCATGAACAGCCCCAGAAGCCAACGCAAATCGCGATGCCACAAGGCCCAACCTTGAACACCCCGCTGAAGCATCCAAGCCGTTAAGCCGACCCAACTGGCACCCGCCATCCACCATACCCACGCATCCGTGCTGGTGGTCCAACCGGCCCACCATGCAAAAACGCACAGGTCAACACAGATGACGCCCGAGAGAATGGCCTGGCGACTGGACATGCCATTCATGTTGCCCCACTCCCAAGCGCCAGCCCCAATCATGAGGATGGACAGAAGCAAAAAAGGCTGAGGTGAGTCGGCAAACAAGGCTGGCAACAAAACGGCCAGCAAGGCCAAAGCAGTGATGATGCGTTGCTTGAGCATCGAATCAACCGATGATCTTGAGAGATGGGATGATTCGATGCATCGGAACAGTTATCAAGGCCTTAAACGGCCATGATCTCTTGTTCTTTGCCTGTGACCAATTGGTCGATTTCGGCAATGTGCTTGTCGGTGACTTTTTGCACTTCGGCTTCTGAGCGTTTTTGTTCGTCTTCAGAAGCCAGCTTGTCTTTGACCAACTTTTTCACGGATTCGTTGGCGTCGCGGCGCAAATTGCGCACAGCAATTTTGGCGTTTTCGCCTTCGGTGCGAACCAACTTGGTCATTTCCTTGCGACGCTCTTCGCTCATGGGCGGCATAGGTACACGAATCAAATCACCCATGGCGGCAGGATTCAAACCCAAATCGCTTTCGCGAATGGCTTTTTCAATCTTGGCGCCCATGTTTTTTTCCCAGGGCTGAACACTGATGGTGCGCGAGTCAATCAAAGACACGTTGGCCACTTGGGACAAAGGCACCATAGAGCCGTAGTAATCCACTTGGATGGTGTCCAAAATTGCGGGATTGGCACGGCCTGTGCGAATTTTGGTGAGGTTGTTTTTGAAAGCCGCAATGGACTGGTCCATTTTGGTTTGCGTGGTTTTCTTGATGTCTTCTAAGCTCATGAGATTCTCCGGGGCCAAATGAAGCTGGTTCAGTGGCGGGTACAAGAATTAGGCATACACCAAAGTGCCCTCGTCTTCGCCCATGACCACTCGCTTGAGGGCCCCATGCTTGAAAATCGAAAACACTTTGACAGGTAATTTTTGGTCACGGCACAGTGCAAACGCTGTTGCGTCCATGATGCCGAGGTTTTGAGAGATGGCTTCGTCAAACGAAAGCTTGCTGTAACGCGTGGCAGCAGCGTCTTTTTTCGGATCAGCCGTGTAAACACCGTCTACTTTGGTGGCCTTGAGGACCAACTCCGCACCAATTTCTGCGCCGCGCAATGCTGCAGCTGTGTCGGTGGTAAAAAATGGATTGCCAGTGCCTGCGGCAAAAATGACCACCTTGCCTTCTTCAAGATATTGAAGGGCTTTGGGACGGACATAGGGCTCGACGACCTGCTCAATGGCGATGGCCGACATGACGCGCGCAGTGAGGCCCGCTTTGTCCATGGTGTCGGCCAAGGCCAACGCGTTCATGACGGTGGCCAACATGCCCATGTAATCCGCAGTGGCACGGTCCATACCGACAGAGCCACCGGCCACACCCCTGAAGATGTTGCCGCCGCCGATCACCACAGCGACCTGGACACCCAGGCGCGTGACGTCTGCAATTTCTTCAACCATGCGCACAATGGTGGCGCGGTTGATACCAAACTGATCATCACCCATCAACGCCTCGCCGGACAGCTTGAGCAAAATACGCTTATGGGCTGGTTTGGCGATGGTCATGACGGGCTCCTCATAAAGACAGAATTAAGTTTAGCGTTGAATCGCCCTTTCGGGCGACCCTGTTTACCCGGGTTTTAACCCTGATAGCGGCAGATTAACCTGCGTTTTGAGCAGCAGCCACTTGAGCAGCCACTTCAGCAGCAAAGTCGTCGACCTTCTTCTCAATGCCCTCGCCCACCACGTACAAAGTGAAGGCTTTGACTTGGGTGGCTTCGGCTTTGAGCATTTGCTCAACAGTTTGCTTGTCGTTTTTCACGAAAGTTTGGTTGTTCAAAGACACTTCTTTCAGATACTTCTGAACGGAACCTTCGATCATTTTGGCTGCGATGTCGGCAGGCTTGCCAGACTCGGCAGCCTTGGCTGTTGCCACTGAACGCTCTTTTTCGATCAGGTCAGCAGGGACATCGTTGCTGGTCAAAGCCACTGGCTTCATAGCGGCAACGTGCATGGCAACGTCTTTGGCGGCTGTGTCTTTACCTTCGTACTCGACCAACACACCAATGCGGGTGCCGTGCAAGTAGGTTGCAATTTGGGCGCCACCGGCCACGCGCTTGAAGCGACGGAAGCTCATGTTCTCGCCGATCTTGCCGATCAGGCCTTTGCGAACTTCTTCCAATGTAGGACCGAAGCCGTCTTGACTGTAAGGCAACTCGCCCAAAGCAGCCACATCGGCTGGATTGTGCAATGCGGCCAACTTGGCAGCGGCATTGGCCAAGGCCAAGAAGCTGTCGTTTTTGGTCACGAAGTCGGTTTCGCAGTTGACTTCAAGCATGGCGCCCGTGTTGCCTTCTGTGTAGGCAACGATCACGCCTTCGGCGGTCACGCGGGAAGCGGCCTTGCCAGCTTTTGTACCCAATTTAACGCGCAACAACTCTTCTGCTTTGGCCATGTCGCCTTCGGCTTCGGTCAAAGCTTTTTTGCATTCCATCATGGGGGCATCGGTTTTAGCGCGCAGTTCAGCGACCATGCTTGCGGTAATAGCAGCCATTTGATTTCTCCGTTTCGTCTTCGAATTAAGGTTCGAACTAAATAAAAATTGATAAAAACTCAGTGAGACTCAGGTTAAAAAAAAGGGGCAAGAAGCCCCTTTTCTCTGGTTGAGAGGGCATTAAGCAGAAGCTTCTTGCACTTCAATAAATTCGTCTGCGCCTTCAGCAGCCACAGCATTCACCACGTCTTGAACGGCGTTTGCACGGCCTTCAATGATCGCGTCGGCAATGCCACGAGCGTACAAAGTAACGGCTTTAGAAGAGTCGTCGTTACCTGGGATGATGTAGTCGATGCCTTCAGGTGAGTGGTTGGAGTCCACCACGCCGATCAATGGAATGCCCAATTTCTTGGCTTCCAAAATGGCAATCTTGTGGTAACCCACGTCGATCACGAAAATCGCGTCAGGCAATGTGGCCATGTCTTGAATGCCACCGATGTCTTTTTCAAGCTTCTCGATTTCACGCTTGAACATGAGTTGTTCTTTTTTGCTCAAAGAGTCGAGGCCGACTTCTTGTTGAGCTTTCATGTCCTTCAAGCGCTTGATGGAAGTCTTGACGGTTTTGAAGTTCGTGAGCATGCCGCCCAACCAGCGTTGGTCAACGTAAGGAACGCCAGCGCGCTGAGCTTCAGCAGCCACGGTTTCACGGGCTTGACGCTTTGTACCCACCATGAGGACGGTACCGCGGTTTGCAGAGAGTTGTTTGACGAACTTCAATGCGTCTTGGAACATCGGCAGCGATTTTTCCAAGTTGATGATGTGGATTTTGTTGCGGTGACCGAAGATGAAGGGGGACATCTTGGGGTTCCAGAAGCGAGTTTGGTGACCAAAGTGGACACCGGCTTCCAGCATTTCGCGCATGGTAACGGACATATTGTTTCTCCGAAGGTTGGGTCTAAAATCCGGCTCACACATCGGTTGTTTGTGAAAACCCTGAAAGGGCCTTGAGCAAACAGCCAACACCTTGAAGGAGCCGGTTTGCGATTTACTTGCAGGGAAATTCCTGCTAAGCCTGTCGAGTATAGCATCCCAAAACCCACTTTTTCTAGCCCCTTCACACTCTTTACACACCCTCCCCACGCCATGCGCCCAGACCTGATTGCCACCCTAGAAGCCATCTCAGCTCAAAAGACCACGCCACTGACTGAATGGGAAAAAAGCCAAGCCTTGGCTCAAAGTTCTGCATGTGACAAAGTATTTTTGACGCTAGAGACAAGCCCCATTCCAGCGCTTTTGCAGGAACCCAGCGTGGTCAATGCCCCACTCAAAGGCTTGGCTTTCTCGGTCAAAGACCTGTTTGATGTGGCGGGCAGCCCTACTTTGGCGGGCTCCACGGTCCTCCAAGGCACGCCAGCGGCACCATTTGACTGCCCTGCTGTGGCACGGATGAACCACGCGGGGGGCGCTTTTTTAGGCCGCACCAACATGGTGGAGTTTGCCTTTTCTGGCATTGGCAACAATCCCCATTTCGGCACACCAGCCGCTTGGGACGCCATTTCAGACAAGCCTGTCCTGAGTAACGGTCAAGGTCATGTGCCAGGCGGCTCGTCATCAGGCGCCGCAGTTTCTGTGGCCACTGGCGCCGCCTTCATTGGTTTGGGCTCTGACACGGGCGGCTCCATTCGCATACCTGCTGCTTTGAATGGCATTGTGGGTTTTAAAAATACAGCCCGATTGGTGCCCACTGCGGGCGCCGTTCCTTTGTCAACCACCATGGACACTGCCTGCGCAATGACGCGCAGTGTGCGAGATGCTGTGTTGGCGCATGAAATCTTGGCATCCCGCAAAGTAGCCCGGGCTTCCCGAGGACTCTCCAGCTATCGTTTGGCCGTTCCCACCAGCCTCATGCTGGACGGCATGACAGCCGGCGTGCAAAAAGCTTGGGAACGAAGCTTGCAAAAGTTGTCTCAAGCGGGTGCTCAAATTGTTGAAATTCCTCTGCTTGAAATCAAAGAGTTGGCTGGGCTTTTGGCCACGGGCGGTTTCAGTGCGGCAGAGAGCTACACCTGGCACAGACACTTGCTGGCCCAAGGCGAAGCGCAGTACGACCCCCGTGTGGCTGCGCGAATTCTGAAAGGCGCCAACATGAAGGCCTTCGAATACTTGGATTTGCAAGCAGGCCGTGCGACCTGGATTGCACGCATGCAAGCGGCACTCCACGGTGTCGATGCAGCGCTCTCCCCAACTGTCCCCATCGAAGGCCCCACATTGGCCAGTGTGGCACCCGGCGCCCAACGGGACGACGCATTTTTTGCCGCCAACGGCTTGTTGCTGCGCAACACCAGCGTGGTCAACATGCTCGATGGTTGCGCCTTGTCACTGCCCATGCACCATGCCGGCGAATTGCCAACCAGTTTGATGGTGTGGCAAGGCCCCATGAAAGACGATGATGTGCTGAACATTTCATTGGCGATTGAAAGCGCATTGAGGACGGCTTGAAAAAACTCAACTGGCAAGAACCGCTGGCATTGTTCGATGTGGCGCAAACACGCCAGCTTGAAAACTTGGCCATATCAAGGATTGGCAGCGGTCCCAGTTTGATGGCACAAGCGGGCTTGTCGGTGGCCAAGTTGGCCATGGCCATCAAGCCGTGCGCGCCCTGCTTTTGGATTTTTTGTGGTCCCGGCAACAACGGTGGCGACGGCTTGGAAGCAGCCACCCATTTGCACCAATGGGGGCAACAAGTTCGAGTCGTGCTTTGGCAGCCTTCAGCAAAGCGACCGTCAGATGCAACGCTGGCCTTAGGCAAAGTCAAAGCATTGGGCATTTCCATTCAAGCAACACGGCCAGCACAGGGTGATGTCAGTCATCATGACTTGTGCATCGATGCCATGCTGGGCATTGGCTTGCGTTCAAGCACAACGGAGGCACATGAGGCCGCCACGTTAGAAGCCGAGCAAGCATTGCATTCTTGGATACACAGCATCTACCAATTGGGCGCAGATGTTTTGGCTGTCGACACGCCCTCGGGATTGAATGCCAACACAGGTCAGTTTCAAAACACGAAGGTGGTGCCGCAAGACATTCAAGCGCAACACACCTTGCAGCTTCTGACCGCAAAACCAGGTTGCATGACAGCACATGGCAGAGATGCATGCGGCACGCTTTGGCTCGACACTTTGGGCTGCGAAGATTTGCAGCAAAGCCTCAACCCCGCAGCCCAATTGAACAGCCGTTTGCAAACGCCTGTGAAGCGGCAACACGCCAGCCACAAAGGCAGCTTCGGAGACGTGACTGTGATTGGCGGTGAAGCAGTTGACGTACGCGGCATGGGCATGACGGGTGCAGTCGATCTGGCCGCCTCCGCCGCACTGCATGCGGGCGCTGGCCGCGTGATGGCTTGTTATTTGACGGACGATCTCAAGTCAAACCAAGCAAGGCCATGTTTGGCAGAAATCATGCAGCGCGAATTTTCCGCATTGAAGTTGCATTCAGGCGTGATTGTGTGCGGCTGCGGTGGCGGTGCCACTGTGCGCAAAGTGTTGCCGCAAGTTCTGCAGCAAAGCATGCACTTGGTTCTGGATGCCGATGCTTTGAATGCCATTTCACAAGACCCTTGGCTGCGTGAACTGCTGCGTCAACGCGCTACGCAAAACAAGCACACTGTGATCACACCTCACCCACTTGAAGCCGCTCGCTTGCTAAGCTCAGACAGTGGCTCGGTTCAATACGATCGGCTGAGTGCGGCGCAAACGCTGGCCCATGATCTGAAGTGCACCGTGGTGCTGAAAGGCTCTGGCACTGTGATCGCCAAATCAGGTGAAGTACC is drawn from Limnohabitans sp. 103DPR2 and contains these coding sequences:
- the rpsB gene encoding 30S ribosomal protein S2, giving the protein MSVTMREMLEAGVHFGHQTRFWNPKMSPFIFGHRNKIHIINLEKSLPMFQDALKFVKQLSANRGTVLMVGTKRQARETVAAEAQRAGVPYVDQRWLGGMLTNFKTVKTSIKRLKDMKAQQEVGLDSLSKKEQLMFKREIEKLEKDIGGIQDMATLPDAIFVIDVGYHKIAILEAKKLGIPLIGVVDSNHSPEGIDYIIPGNDDSSKAVTLYARGIADAIIEGRANAVQDVVNAVAAEGADEFIEVQEASA
- the bamA gene encoding outer membrane protein assembly factor BamA yields the protein MNFLPQQFRLQPLCVLIAAALGSMSAWAIEPFKLKDIRVEGLQRIESGTVFASLPFRVGDLYNDESGAAAIRALFALGLFKDVRLDAQGDVLVVIVEERPSISEVEWVGLKEFDKDVLVKALKEVGISEGRPFDKALADKAEQELKRQYITRSLYGAEVVTTVTPVERNRVKLTFTVTEGGPSKIKEIRITGNQAFTEDTLKDQFNLDVGGWLSWYTKSDRYSRTKLNADLETLRSYYLSRGFLEFRIDSTQVAISPDKQDISIAINVTEGERFVVSGVKLEGNYLGKDDEFKALVKIGLGQPYNAETVAETTKAFTDYFGKFGFAFARVDVRPEIDRLNNRVSFVLQAEPSRRAYVRRINVAGNNRTRDEVIRREFRQLESAWYDGDKIKLSRDRVDRLGFFTEVNIDTQEVPATTDQVDLTINVVEKPTGSVTLGAGFSSTEKVALSFGIRQENAFGSGNYLATEINTSKYNRTIVISTTDPYYTPEGISRTIDVFHRTTRPYLGDLNAYSLVSSGAGMRFGVPFSEIDTVYFGANLEQTSIRPGTNLPNAYVEYMQQFGYTSNSLPLTVGWARDGRDSALVPTRGMLQRFNSDLSMAGDARYVRTNYQIQQYTPLTKKYTLALNADLGWGQGLSNRPYPLFKNYFVGGLGSVRGFQQSTLGPSDSTNSLYLGGPKKIVMNAELLAPFPGAGNDRTLRLFAFTDVGRAFGENEKISLSELRSSYGVGLSWISPMGPLRFSYAMPMRRQVTDKIQRLQFQIGTSF
- the ispC gene encoding 1-deoxy-D-xylulose-5-phosphate reductoisomerase, which translates into the protein MKQNITILGSTGSIGANTLDVLSRHLDRYQVFALTASVQVDAILAQCVQYKPRYAVMAQESAGRLLADRVKAEGLSVEVLWGAQALDTVASHPDVHAVMAAIVGAAGLSPCLAAANAGKRLLLANKEALVVGGEVFLSAVKKGDAVLLPIDSEHSAVFQSLPENPSTWADRIEQIILTASGGPFRTRDVSSLRDVTPEEACAHPNWVMGRKISVDSATMMNKALEVIEARYLFGVAPEQLNVVIHPQSIIHSMVKYKDTSVVAQLGTPDMRVPIAYGLSWPERITSGAQGLDFHNLKPMTFEAIDDHGHEARFPGLKLAWQSLKAAPGTCAVLNAANEIAVEAFLNKQIRFDQIHQVNMETLAKVVPSSPQSLSDLLALDALSRAQAVELVGRIGVA
- a CDS encoding phosphatidate cytidylyltransferase, with translation MLKQRIITALALLAVLLPALFADSPQPFLLLSILMIGAGAWEWGNMNGMSSRQAILSGVICVDLCVFAWWAGWTTSTDAWVWWMAGASWVGLTAWMLQRGVQGWALWHRDLRWLLGLFMLWLAWLAMAQARTASVQLLLSIFCVVWAADVFAYFCGKALGGRIIHRKLAPTVSPGKSWEGAIGGLLGVFVLAWVWMQLEQTYQWPGTSLFTHMMTHGVFLWALSLIFITTMSVVGDLVESLVKRSAGVKDSSNLLPGHGGVLDRLDALLPSLPIALMLLHWPTA
- a CDS encoding M50 family metallopeptidase encodes the protein MLTLLAFLFALTLLIAVHEYGHYRMAVAFGVPVLVFSIGFGHTLYRWRPQNQKPGQNTEFRIGALPLGGFVQMLDSREGDVPSSQLALAFDRQSVKARACIVAAGPLANLLLAVVLFSALAWWGHPKILPIIGRVEAGAPADLAGLQAGDRVLKVGLQEVKDAQHLRALIRGDADPQDDVKETEKGSIQDAIWEIDRQGQRLSLAVKPVLKALPGQPEASAVKRIGAVVGVPSDTEWVKAGFWEGWVQGFGQVAQITQMTGQMIGQMLIGEASSKHLSGPLTIAEQAGQSAQRGWPSYVSFLALISVSLGLLNLLPLPMLDGGHLMYYLWESLTGKPVSVAWQRGLQKVGLALLIGVMSLAFFNDLTRLFT
- the pyrH gene encoding UMP kinase, producing MTIAKPAHKRILLKLSGEALMGDDQFGINRATIVRMVEEIADVTRLGVQVAVVIGGGNIFRGVAGGSVGMDRATADYMGMLATVMNALALADTMDKAGLTARVMSAIAIEQVVEPYVRPKALQYLEEGKVVIFAAGTGNPFFTTDTAAALRGAEIGAELVLKATKVDGVYTADPKKDAAATRYSKLSFDEAISQNLGIMDATAFALCRDQKLPVKVFSIFKHGALKRVVMGEDEGTLVYA
- the tsf gene encoding translation elongation factor Ts, which codes for MAAITASMVAELRAKTDAPMMECKKALTEAEGDMAKAEELLRVKLGTKAGKAASRVTAEGVIVAYTEGNTGAMLEVNCETDFVTKNDSFLALANAAAKLAALHNPADVAALGELPYSQDGFGPTLEEVRKGLIGKIGENMSFRRFKRVAGGAQIATYLHGTRIGVLVEYEGKDTAAKDVAMHVAAMKPVALTSNDVPADLIEKERSVATAKAAESGKPADIAAKMIEGSVQKYLKEVSLNNQTFVKNDKQTVEQMLKAEATQVKAFTLYVVGEGIEKKVDDFAAEVAAQVAAAQNAG
- a CDS encoding amidase, producing the protein MRPDLIATLEAISAQKTTPLTEWEKSQALAQSSACDKVFLTLETSPIPALLQEPSVVNAPLKGLAFSVKDLFDVAGSPTLAGSTVLQGTPAAPFDCPAVARMNHAGGAFLGRTNMVEFAFSGIGNNPHFGTPAAWDAISDKPVLSNGQGHVPGGSSSGAAVSVATGAAFIGLGSDTGGSIRIPAALNGIVGFKNTARLVPTAGAVPLSTTMDTACAMTRSVRDAVLAHEILASRKVARASRGLSSYRLAVPTSLMLDGMTAGVQKAWERSLQKLSQAGAQIVEIPLLEIKELAGLLATGGFSAAESYTWHRHLLAQGEAQYDPRVAARILKGANMKAFEYLDLQAGRATWIARMQAALHGVDAALSPTVPIEGPTLASVAPGAQRDDAFFAANGLLLRNTSVVNMLDGCALSLPMHHAGELPTSLMVWQGPMKDDDVLNISLAIESALRTA
- the frr gene encoding ribosome recycling factor, with protein sequence MSLEDIKKTTQTKMDQSIAAFKNNLTKIRTGRANPAILDTIQVDYYGSMVPLSQVANVSLIDSRTISVQPWEKNMGAKIEKAIRESDLGLNPAAMGDLIRVPMPPMSEERRKEMTKLVRTEGENAKIAVRNLRRDANESVKKLVKDKLASEDEQKRSEAEVQKVTDKHIAEIDQLVTGKEQEIMAV
- a CDS encoding bifunctional ADP-dependent NAD(P)H-hydrate dehydratase/NAD(P)H-hydrate epimerase, producing MKKLNWQEPLALFDVAQTRQLENLAISRIGSGPSLMAQAGLSVAKLAMAIKPCAPCFWIFCGPGNNGGDGLEAATHLHQWGQQVRVVLWQPSAKRPSDATLALGKVKALGISIQATRPAQGDVSHHDLCIDAMLGIGLRSSTTEAHEAATLEAEQALHSWIHSIYQLGADVLAVDTPSGLNANTGQFQNTKVVPQDIQAQHTLQLLTAKPGCMTAHGRDACGTLWLDTLGCEDLQQSLNPAAQLNSRLQTPVKRQHASHKGSFGDVTVIGGEAVDVRGMGMTGAVDLAASAALHAGAGRVMACYLTDDLKSNQARPCLAEIMQREFSALKLHSGVIVCGCGGGATVRKVLPQVLQQSMHLVLDADALNAISQDPWLRELLRQRATQNKHTVITPHPLEAARLLSSDSGSVQYDRLSAAQTLAHDLKCTVVLKGSGTVIAKSGEVPVVNFTGNARLATGGTGDVLAGLLGARIAQGLSEFEAACAAVFEHGLVADEINLPTLTAGKLAALIRGPQMASW